atatttttttaaaaacctattcttctcaatttttatatatggcTTCTACATACCTACtaaacttcattttaaaaaatttgtatcgCAGACAACCCAGCAGGCATTtggtcctaaaaagacgtcttatgaACGTTCAAAATACGTTCTGAATGTCgtttgaacgttcaaaaaacgtctttttagaACCAAATGCCGGCTGGGAACCTAGTTTTACTCTCAAAATAGGTATCTAATTATTGGCTTTTTCaccattatttttgttattatttaaaatgtcaaatcaAGTCACGTACTCCTAACTTTCGAATGCGATTGGTATTATGTGAATACGATCAGTAActaattctacaaaaaaacCGTTAAGCGGacgaaatattttgaaattattcacAGTTTACTTTAGGACTCTTTGTTGTCAACTTTTGCTACttaaatacacataacactTTGTAGAATGATCCAATTTCTATGAAGTTCTCACTTTCGTAGTTAATGCACTTTTTCATGATGTATAataatgtaatgttaaaacaatttaaaatttttacacatacctaaatattgtaataactAAGTaggcaaatttgttttattttaatgcagTATATGAAatacgtaatatatattttatttattagaaatacgttataaactttatatattgtttataaaatttataatatattttatcaattaacttctattataaactttttttatataagattctattataaagttactaataataatagtaactgTAATATTATGGTACTTTAATAAAAGCATATACAGTCgtgtgacaatttattatggccacccacaattttttacattctcAAGTTTCAAagtctattattttaatttttttttttgtgatttatgtcctcaaaagtaatttttatttaagaaatgggtatttttttgacaaatataaaacattaaaaaattgctaataaattttattattcaaatatattcgAGATCAATATTTGGTGATTCCTCCTTTTGCCTTTATAATTGCAAAAACCCTTTTTGGCAGACTTTTGATGCATTTTTAAGCCATTTCCttcaattactttttatttttccaatggtgaataattctttttattaaatacactttatttataatattttctttaggaGCGCTcaaacattttctataggatTTAGGTCAGGAGAGTTTCCTGGCCAATCAAGTAATGGAATATTTTGTTCTGATAgatatttttaactgatttagtTACTTGGTGCCCTGTCCTgcataaaggtttttttttcacctGGATAAAACCGTTTTGCCAAATGTGGCAACAATCTTTGTTCCAGGACTTTTTTGTATTGTAACTGATTCATTATTCCCTCGACAATATAGAGCCTTCCCATTCCCTTTCCACATATCATTGACCAGATCATCACAGAGGTGgggtgtttaaaaatttgaattatgcagtccaataagttttttttccttttttcctTTTTACATATCTAGCCTGCTTTGTTGTTTTTGGAAAGCACTTATGTCACTAAAGCATaccttaaaatgttttacaaggATTGTTAAGTGAATCTTTAAAGTTTGGTGTAAGAAAgtagatatttaaaaatcatttgaattaattttaccAATTTCTAATCATCTTCTGTTAaattcctatactttttttcCCACTCCAGCCTTTTTTGCATCATTTTTGGCGTCAGTTTAGGCTTCTTAGCTGGACGTCGTAAAATGTAACCAAGATCGTGTAGGCGACGTTGAACCGTCCTGTTTGACATTTTGACTTTAGATTGGTCCAGCTTATTTGTTACTTCATTGTTGGTGGCCTGTCTATTTTCTAGAACAATCTTGGTAAGTATTCTTTTCCCACGTGGTGTTATGATTCTCTTCTTTCCACATTTACCAGCCCTCTTTTGCATCAAGTTCTCCATATTAGTCATTTTTACAACTAATATGATTGTTCTGTGAAATATACTCATTTTGCAAGCATATACCTAACCTTAGATGTATTAGGCATTTTGTGTCAATTTTTCATGAGCTCTTAAATTTGACCTTCGTTTGCTATGTTAAGGTTGCCCaggttaaaaaattaacttcttcattttaattataaatgttttaaacatctttaaatggaaagaatacaaaatttttactaCAAATACACTTAAAAACTgtaagaaataacttttttttcccgCTGCGTCAGCATATCAgcgaaaataagtaaaatattttaaaacgtcttttaagacttttttatatttttttatatttatattttaaaacacatttaaaacgtttcaactttttatttttttttaacattatattttgccgtttaataaatataacattctccataaatttacaattaagttaatggccggagcaagaagaaagCATAGAtttgccttatcgccgagcaccgtattacaatttataatttttacaaagttgtttcaagaatatatagtataaaagaaaaattgaatgaatgtttacaaaaaatgtataaaaaataaagtaggaTATTGTTTAATACATAATATCATAAATAGATTGGGTAAAAGTAAAAGtgaatatataaaactttatataagtttaataaactttatataaaaatatgtaaaagataAAGTAAGATATCGTTTAATACATAATATCATAAATAGATTGGGTAAAAgtgaatatataataactttatatatatatatatatatatatatatatatatacacaaaaaaaaaataaaaagcaagaaaatgtgatttttgataatggttattgtcaaaaaattttaacctttttttaataattacaagGAATAATTACcttgtttttcagtttttaaattatatatctgatctatttttaaaagaaagacataataatataaatcaaaatctgtgtttaataaaaactgttttgaatcaGTTTTGAACTGAtgtagagattttttttttccggaAACAATGTTTGGGAATCTTTTCCACAAAAGTGGTCCGCAATTCTGAAtcgaataaaaattttgtttagaatAAGATTTTGGTATAACAAAGTTGTTCGCGGAAAATCTTGTAGCATATTTATGgtgtatttctttaaaataagtatcAAATATTTTGGGGGACAGcccatattttgttttatacatgaaCTGTAGAACATGATGGAtattaagtttgaaaatattcagGGCACCAATTATACGTAAAAGAAGTTCACAAGGAATCGCTCTACCAGCTCCAAATATGATTCTAACAGCATGTTTTTGCttgctataaagttttttttttagttttgtgtgATTAGTACTTACCCACATGATGTTGCCGTAAGTTAAGTAACTATCCCAACGGGCATTGGAACATTTAATCAACGTTTAGTTAGTGTTCTTCCTAAAcgtttagatttaatttagtttcgaTCTAGAACGTAGGTCAATCGAATGTTCCATTTAAACTATATCTAAATGGTTagttttaaacgttctttaaaTTCAATCTAAATCTTTCGTTTTGAAAGCATTCcgaattttataaattcaaatttctttaatttgtgcttctttaaataaattagcgCCGTAAAGTTAAACGTTGCAGCGCGTTATCTAAGTCATAAACAAATCAaacgttaaaaatatattttttttatatattagtcaaaaataaatgtacataaattttaagtattatattgcattatcgtcatcatcatcgtcatcatcacaATCGTCTCCAGGTCGATCAGCGTCGTCTTTGGTGGAATCAAGCAAACCAGCCTCTGCGTCCTGAAAACTGAAAATATGTGCATAGCCTTTCCCAGTTCCACCTAATCGGAAGGGAGCCATTCTAAGGTGGGAACCAATACACGAATGTATTTCTGATACAGAAGACGTACAATCTCGTTTCAAAACACAttctacaaataataaaaataactcaatcTAAATCATttattcaacaattttataaagccatagttttatagatttaaatttttgttaaactagTACAGTGTACACTGAGTAGATATAAATTAcactgaatttaaatttaattttatttaaaaaaataaaaaatacacataTTTTACCGACAACAAGTTGACACACAGCAGTGTCTCTAAACGGAAGCTTTCTCAGAGAACCTTTTCCATCCATACTCAAATGAGacataacaaaatttgtaaaaagtctTTTCAATAGATTCTTTGAAGTATCTTTAATTGATGATCCTCCAATTCGTGAAAGAAGGCGAATCTACAAAGAAATTATTCATAAACGCTACATTTTATTAGATATAAGATTCCAATTAGAATAAAAGTCAATCCACCttagtaaaagtaaaatatattttgtgacatcaaaaataacattttatatacgTTTAAAACTTTTCTGGTTGTCTTTTCTgaaagtaaagataaaaatatttagctatacacttactaaaattATTCGATTAGCAAGAACTCCACATTGCTCCTCTAAATTACTGTACCCATCCAATGTTCCAATAGCTCCACCAATAACCTCTAGATGGACTTGAGCAACAGGCTCTAAACTTGGTATCGTCATCGTTTCCACTGCTATCCGTAAAACTTTAATTTCGTTGGCCATATTTGATAATTGATAGAGAACTTTTCGCTGAAACtctgtaaaatataaatttatttatataataaaaataaaaaaaataaacttataactTTCCATATTTTGCAGTTATAGGTTGATAACAGATAATTTGCTTAACTGCAGGGCAACTGCAGTGTCCACCGTAAAAAAAAAGCACTcaaattagaaaatatgttattaaataatatgtaaataaataaggTTTGATATCTTACTCCCATTATCCATTTCATTTTCTTGAGGAGCAGTTAATACACTCAATATCTTGTTTGaatgaaactttttattcaattgAAAAGGTGGTACTGAGAGTTTCACTGCAATAAAAATAACGATACAAGTACaggctttttaaatatttattatatataaaaagcattatatttaatatttataaatatttttttttataaaacattacatttttgCAGTTTATACGTCAGACCTTAATTACTATACTATACAACAACAtactatatacaaatattaactaatatcaaaataagTTGAGAGTGTTTGAGAGACATAAATGGTACTAAAACAAAATGAGAAAATGGTTTCTTTAGgtaaaaatcttgaataaacctaataattataatttataaatcaaaatcatTAATGCAATTaaagtgaaaaattaaatattacttgATAGTACATTGTCTTTCGATATGGCAGCTCTGCGCCTGTATATTGGTATCTTTGAATTTAATATCCGGGCTAACAAAAAAAGAGAGTTTGATAGGACTGATTGGTTAGCTACAATGTCAACAACTATATAGTTAAATTATGCTTGTTATTTTCaatgtaaattaattaaaaaaattgctttgcaCGTTTATCTTAAAAGGAAAATGACACTAAATATGttcataagtaataaaaattactagGTCAATCTATAAGTGAAGAAGGTCTATAtcaaagatataaatttagacaTCTTACTTGATTGATCAATATTATTGTCTTTTGTTATTGTAGCCATGCTTGATTTGAATAAAGGTATCTTGGAATTACTGCTTAAGAGACCAGGTGACTGTTGAAGCGGCGAAGGTTTATCTAAAATGTAAATCCTAACTTATATTGTTTGAGATATAATCGTAACAAATTACTATTAGTATTCAAAGAAATAAAGACAATTTAATAAAGACAACTTACATGCTTgatcaattttgaaattttgtggTACCATATCCACAATCTTTTTGTTCAACGAACTGTTTAATGCTAACATTTTGCTTAGTTTAGCAGGTGGCTGTGGAAATGCAGATAGTttgactattttaaaaataaattacaactacagtaaatgtaaaaaattattataaataactgttttattaaaaaacacataCACATAATAATGCTATGGCTATTATTATCACCAGGGCTTAAGGCAGAGGTTCAAATACTTCAGCTACTGCTCCACTTCTTATAAAATTACTAGCTGTTGGTAGCACCAACATCAAAGCCCtgattataaatattatttctttgcTCCTACTTACATCATacttattattatgtttattgtaACAAATTAGCTAACTTGTCAATATTCTTACTTTTTGCATTAACATTAACATCTACTTCTTTCTCgcctaaattataaaaaaaatgttttaatataattgtataaattagCGTTAGTAATATTAACtccaaatgaaaaaataagttttatttcaattagaataatgcaaaattataaattattaattacttggtagttaatatattttttatatattatttggcagtttatatattttgtaacatTATTATCTATATAGTTAGAAGTTTCAGGAGAAATAGGTAGAGGTAGAAACAGAATAACTTGGAAAGAGTGTGTTTCAGATGATATGAAAAAGCTACATTTAAGGAAAGAAGATGTTCAAGACAGTGTATGTTGGAGAAATGGCATTATGAGAAACGTCCAACCCGTGCAGGCACGGAAACAAGGACGCTAAAACAATAATGATGATATAaacataaactaattaaaaagaaccttcaaaaaa
This Hydra vulgaris chromosome 04, alternate assembly HydraT2T_AEP DNA region includes the following protein-coding sequences:
- the LOC136079602 gene encoding uncharacterized protein LOC136079602, coding for MLALNSSLNKKIVDMVPQNFKIDQAYKPSPLQQSPGLLSSNSKIPLFKSSMATITKDNNIDQSTRILNSKIPIYRRRAAISKDNVLSMKLSVPPFQLNKKFHSNKILSVLTAPQENEMDNGKFQRKVLYQLSNMANEIKVLRIAVETMTIPSLEPVAQVHLEVIGGAIGTLDGYSNLEEQCGVLANRIILVSV